From the genome of Periplaneta americana isolate PAMFEO1 chromosome 15, P.americana_PAMFEO1_priV1, whole genome shotgun sequence, one region includes:
- the ATPsynbeta gene encoding ATP synthase subunit beta, mitochondrial: MLSAVSRATAGVLRGVKPSLTPQKFQNESAKIASALSVNSHTNYATTPQPKTKGPSGKVVAVIGAVVDVQFEDNLPPILNALEVQNRKPRLVLEVAQHLGENTVRTIAMDGTEGLVRGQEVLDSGFPIRIPVGAETLGRIINVIGEPIDERGPVNTTKFAAIHADAPEFVDMSVEQEILVTGIKVVDLLAPYAKGGKIGLFGGAGVGKTVLIMELINNVAKAHGGYSVFAGVGERTREGNDLYHEMIESGVISLKDKTSKVALVYGQMNEPPGARARVALTGLTVAEYFRDQEGQDVLLFIDNIFRFTQAGSEVSALLGRIPSAVGYQPTLATDMGTMQERITTTKKGSITSVQAIYVPADDLTDPAPATTFAHLDATTVLSRAIAELGIYPAVDPLDSTSRIMDPNIIGGEHYNVARGVQKILQDYKSLQDIIAILGMDELSEEDKLTVSRARKIQRFLSQPFQVAEVFTGHAGKLVPLEETIKGFKQILNGDYDHLPEVAFYMVGPIEEVVQKAEKLAESTS, encoded by the exons ATGTTGAGTGCAGTATCGAGGGCTACGGCTGGAGTTTTGAGAGGGGTTAAACCCTCTCTAACTCCACAAAAATTCCAGAATGAAAGTGCAAAGATTGCTTCAGCTCTTTCGGTTAACA GCCATACAAATTACGCAACTACACCGCAGCCGAAGACGAAAGGACCTAGCGGAAAAGTGGTGGCTGTGATCGGTGCCGTTGTAGACGTGCAATTTGAAGATAATCTGCCACCAATTCTAAATGCTCTCGAAGTTCAGAACAGGAAGCCCCGACTTGTGCTTGAGGTCGCTCAGCACTTGG GAGAGAACACAGTTCGTACCATTGCCATGGATGGTACTGAGGGTTTGGTACGAGGACAGGAAGTTTTGGATTCAGGTTTCCCAATCAGGATACCTGTTGGAGCAGAAACCTTGGGAAGAATCATCAATGTTATTG GTGAACCAATTGATGAGAGGGGCCCAGTTAATACTACAAAGTTTGCTGCCATTCACGCAGATGCACCCGAATTTGTGGACATGAGTGTAGAGCAGGAGATTCTAGTAACAGGAATTAAAGTGGTGGATCTCCTTGCTCCCTATGCAAAGGGTGGAAAGATTG GTTTGTTTGGAGGTGCTGGTGTTGGCAAGACCGTATTGATTATGGAACTGATCAACAACGTAGCCAAGGCTCACGGTGGTTATTCCGTGTTTGCTGGTGTAGGTGAACGAACCCGTGAGGGTAACGATCTGTATCATGAAATGATTGAGTCTGGAGTCATTTCCTTGAAGGACAAGACCTCCAAG gtcgcGCTGGTGTATGGTCAGATGAATGAGCCTCCTGGTGCCAGAGCCCGAGTGGCTTTGACTGGACTGACTGTTGCCGAATATTTCAGAGATCAGGAAGGACAGGACGTGCTGTTATTTATTGACAACATTTTCAGGTTTACTCAGGCTGGTTCAGAG GTGTCTGCTCTGTTGGGCCGAATCCCCTCTGCTGTGGGTTACCAACCAACTTTGGCCACTGACATGGGTACCATGCAGGAAAGAATTACCACTACAAAGAAGGGATCAATCACATCAGTACAG GCCATTTATGTGCCAGCTGATGACTTGACTGATCCTGCCCCTGCTACCACCTTTGCTCACTTGGACGCCACAACTGTGCTGTCGCGAGCCATTGCTGAGCTGGGTATCTACCCTGCAGTGGATCCACTTGACTCAACATCTCGTATCATGGACCCCAATATCATTGGTGGTGAGCACTACAATGTAGCCCGAGGTGTCCAGAAAATCTTGCAG GACTACAAGTCACTTCAGGATATCATTGCTATCTTGGGTATGGATGAGTTGTCTGAGGAAGACAAACTGACTGTATCCCGAGCCCGAAAGATTCAGAGGTTCCTGTCACAGCCTTTCCAGGTTGCTGAGGTGTTCACCGGTCATGCAGGCAAGCTGGTGCCATTGGAGGAGACCATCAAG GGATTCAAACAAATCTTGAATGGTGACTATGATCATTTACCTGAAGTTGCATTCTACATGGTTGGTCCTATTGAGGAGGTCGTTCAGAAAGCAGAGAAACTTGCAGAATCAACAAGTTAA